A portion of the Zootoca vivipara chromosome 6, rZooViv1.1, whole genome shotgun sequence genome contains these proteins:
- the LOC118086402 gene encoding galectin-7, with product MAIVPDNFNIPFFRAIPKGLEPESWVLLEGIIPPQGKRFYVDFASRQVEEGNKPLRLTVSFEGPPSSPGRVTLNSFADQQWGEGLTVMAPFRQGQKFRIQIIVTRMGYKILEKDISLCEFRHRLPPKSIRFLEINGDVKLQNVAVSWEGNRAPRGHILPALGMGHYAR from the exons AATATACCATTTTTCCGGGCTATCCCAAAAGGCCTGGAACCAGAGTCATGGGTGCTGCTAGAAGGTATCATTCCACCACAGGGCAAAAG GTTCTATGTGGACTTTGCTTCCAGACAAGTCGAGGAGGGAAACAAGCCCCTGAGGCTCACCGTCAGCTTTGAGGGACCCCCGTCGTCCCCTGGCCGGGTGACCCTCAACAGCTTTGCAGACCAGCAGTGGGGGGAGGGCCTGACAGTGATGGCCCCTTTCCGGCAAGGCCAGAAGTTCAGGATTCAAATCATCGTCACCCGGATGGGCTACAAG ATCCTGGAGAAAGACATTTCCCTTTGCGAATTCCGCCACCGCCTCCCACCGAAGAGCATCCGCTTCCTGGAGATCAACGGGGATGTCAAGCTCCAGAATGTGGCCGTCAGCTGGGAGGGCAACAGAGCACCAAGGGGCCACATCCTGCCAGCATTGGGCATGGGCCACTATGCACGTTAG